In one Myxococcus xanthus genomic region, the following are encoded:
- a CDS encoding carboxypeptidase-like regulatory domain-containing protein, with product MVRARWFSWLIGFGLFAACDQAPRMERAVDDCQAEQVSLKVEVLSAEGARVRGATVTGTNVTSNVSITGVTDDQGVSTAINESLAPSAVRVVATAGAKVSDAQQVEWVCDTCNCQPEPATLQLQLNP from the coding sequence ATGGTTCGCGCACGCTGGTTTTCGTGGCTCATCGGTTTCGGTCTCTTCGCGGCATGTGACCAGGCGCCTCGCATGGAGCGCGCGGTGGACGACTGCCAGGCGGAGCAGGTGTCGTTGAAGGTGGAGGTGCTGTCGGCGGAGGGCGCGCGCGTGCGCGGGGCGACAGTCACCGGCACCAACGTGACCTCCAACGTGAGCATCACCGGCGTGACAGACGACCAGGGCGTCAGCACCGCCATCAACGAATCGCTCGCGCCCAGCGCGGTGCGAGTCGTGGCCACCGCGGGCGCCAAGGTGTCCGACGCCCAGCAGGTGGAATGGGTGTGTGACACCTGCAACTGCCAGCCAGAGCCGGCCACCCTCCAACTCCAGCTCAATCCGTAG
- a CDS encoding ribonuclease HII produces MSADTVEQLLQCALSELTARFVTQATPVPTGLLEALDADPRAGAHALARRIRSRQEKNRAEGQRMRKLLRFETELWEQGHTHIAGVDEAGMAPLAGPVVAAAAVLPKGFRLKGLDDSKKILDAEKRESLAEAIKRDAVAWAVGRAEVEEIDRINIYHAGLLAMRRAVEGLSVKPDHLLVDARTVPECSVPQKGIIKGDALSLSIAAASILAKTTRDRWMAELDDQYPGYGLAAHKGYPTPHHLQVLREKGVLPIHRRSFAPVREALGLPTGSPPSALQAELFPEAPSRTGVKS; encoded by the coding sequence ATGTCCGCAGACACGGTGGAACAGTTGCTTCAGTGCGCGCTGTCCGAGCTGACCGCGCGCTTCGTCACCCAGGCCACCCCCGTCCCCACCGGCTTGCTGGAGGCGTTGGACGCGGACCCGCGCGCGGGCGCTCATGCGCTCGCCCGGCGCATCCGTTCGCGCCAGGAGAAGAACCGCGCGGAGGGCCAGCGCATGCGCAAGCTGCTCCGTTTCGAGACGGAGCTCTGGGAGCAGGGCCACACGCACATCGCGGGTGTGGACGAGGCGGGCATGGCGCCCCTGGCGGGGCCCGTCGTGGCCGCCGCGGCCGTGCTGCCCAAGGGTTTCCGGCTCAAGGGGCTGGATGACTCGAAGAAGATTCTCGACGCCGAGAAGCGCGAGTCGCTGGCCGAGGCCATCAAGCGCGACGCGGTGGCATGGGCCGTGGGCCGCGCGGAGGTGGAGGAAATCGACCGCATCAACATCTACCACGCGGGCCTGCTGGCCATGCGCCGCGCGGTGGAGGGGCTGTCGGTGAAGCCGGACCACCTGCTGGTGGATGCTCGCACGGTGCCGGAGTGCTCGGTGCCGCAGAAGGGCATCATCAAGGGGGACGCACTGTCTCTCAGCATCGCAGCGGCCTCCATCCTGGCGAAGACGACGCGCGACCGTTGGATGGCGGAGCTGGATGACCAGTACCCGGGTTATGGGCTCGCCGCGCACAAGGGCTACCCGACGCCGCACCACCTGCAGGTGCTGCGTGAAAAGGGCGTGCTGCCCATCCACCGACGCAGCTTCGCGCCGGTGCGCGAGGCCCTGGGCCTGCCGACCGGCTCACCGCCTTCCGCCCTCCAGGCGGAGCTGTTCCCCGAGGCCCCTTCCCGAACAGGGGTGAAGTCATGA
- a CDS encoding histidine phosphatase family protein yields the protein MTTEFILLRHGETEWNSLGRLQGHQDSTLSQVGLRQADALAARLEPVRFSALYCSDLGRAQETARRIAIRTGHTVQSDTRLRERGLGILEGLTRDEARQKHPDVFAAYAGGAPDYIVPGGESTSQRLRHAVECLEELGARHRGERLVVVTHGGVLSLLFRHSLGIPHAAPRTFSVLNAGWNQFDYHEGAWRLVTWGDVTHLRASSLDDT from the coding sequence ATGACGACCGAGTTCATCCTGCTCCGTCACGGAGAGACGGAGTGGAACTCCCTGGGGCGCCTCCAGGGACATCAGGACAGCACCTTGAGCCAGGTGGGCCTGCGCCAGGCAGACGCCCTGGCCGCGCGCCTGGAGCCCGTCCGATTCTCGGCGCTCTATTGCAGCGACCTGGGGCGGGCGCAGGAAACGGCGCGGCGCATCGCCATCCGCACGGGCCACACCGTCCAGTCCGACACCCGCCTGCGCGAACGGGGCCTGGGCATCCTGGAAGGCCTCACCCGGGACGAGGCACGCCAGAAGCACCCGGACGTCTTCGCCGCGTACGCCGGTGGCGCGCCGGACTACATCGTCCCCGGCGGGGAGAGCACGTCCCAACGGCTGCGCCACGCGGTGGAGTGCCTGGAGGAACTGGGCGCGCGCCACCGGGGCGAACGGCTGGTGGTGGTGACCCACGGAGGCGTGCTCAGCCTCCTGTTCCGTCACAGCCTGGGGATTCCGCACGCGGCGCCGCGCACCTTCTCTGTGCTCAACGCCGGGTGGAACCAATTCGACTACCACGAAGGTGCGTGGCGGCTGGTGACGTGGGGTGACGTCACCCATCTGCGTGCCTCCAGCCTCGACGACACCTGA